In the genome of Nitratireductor sp. GISD-1A_MAKvit, the window TTCTCCGGCTGGTTCTTGTCGTAGAGATGGTCCTGATAATTGTAAGGGTTGACCGCGGGGGCGATGGAAGCGTTGCGCTGCTCCCTTTCAAGCGGTGGGTTGTTTTCCAGCCCAGCTGAGTGAACGTAGAAATTGACCGTGTCGAGGCGGAAACCATCGACACCGCGCTCAAGCCAAAAGCGGACGGCATCAAGGAGTGCGTCCTGGACGCCGGGATTGTGGAAATTGAGATCGGGCTGGCTCGTAAGGAAATTGTGCAGGTAATACTGACAGCGGCCGGTGTCCCACTCCCACGCAGAGCCTCCGAAAATTGACAGCCAGTTGTTGGGCGGGCTGCCATCCGGCCTGGGATCGGCCCACACATACCAGTCGGCGCGCGGATTGGTGCGGCTCTGGCGGCTTTCGATGAACCAGGGGTGCTGATCCGAAGAGTGGGAAATGACCTGATCGATGATGACCTTGAGGCCCAGCCGGTGCGCCTCGGCGATCAGGGTATCGAAATCGGCCAGTGTGCCGAACATCGGATCGATTTTCCTGTAGTCGGAAACGTCATATCCGAAGTCGAGCATGGGCGATTTGAAAAAGGGCGATATCCAGATGGCATCGACGCCGAGGGAGGCGATGTAGGGCAGGCGCTGCGTGATGCCTTTGAGATCTCCGACTCCGTCTCCGTTGGAATCCTGAAAGGAGCGGGGGTAGATCTGATATATGACTGCGCCACGCCACCAGTCGGTGTCTATCCCGTTATGGCGGATGGCTCCGGGAGCAGGTTCGGTCGGAGCTTTGTGCAGAACATTCATGGGAGCGGTCAGCCTCCTTTGACGGACCCGGCCAGAAGGCCGCGGACCAGGTATCGTTGCAATGCGAAGAAAACGAGAATGGGCACCACGATGGCCACGAAGGCCGAGGCGGTGAGAATTTCCCAGTTCCCGCCGCGAGAGCCAAGCAGTTCTCGCAGGCGGCCTGTCAGGACCAGCTGATCTTCGTTGTTGCCGAGAAAGACGGTCGCCACGAGCAGGTCGTTCCAGACCCACAGGAACTGGAAGATCGCAAATGAGGCCAGTGCGGGAAAGGACAATGGCAGGATGATCTTGCGGAATATCTCGAAATCCGAGGCGCCATCGACCCGTGCACTCTCAATGATCTCGCGAGGCAGGCCGGACATGTAGTTGCGCAGGAGATAGATGGCGAGCGGCAGACCAAAGCCGGTATGGGCGAGCCAGATGCCTATGAACGATTTGCCGATGCCGACCGTGTTGTAGAGGCGCAGAAGCGGGATGAGCGACATCTGAAGCGGCACGACAAGCAGGCCAACGATGGCGGCGAGCAGGAGCACGCGGCCGGGGAATTTCATCCATGCAAGGGCATAGGCTGCATAGGCGGCGATGAGGATCGGGATGACGGTCGCCGGAATGGTCACGGTCATGGTGTTGATGAAACTTCTGCCGAGCCCCTCGGAAAACAGCACGTTTTCATAGTTTTCGGTGGTGAAGCGTGGTGGTTCGACGGAACTCACGAAGATGCGTTGTCCGCGACCGGGTTTGGGCTTTTGTGCA includes:
- a CDS encoding carbohydrate ABC transporter permease, whose protein sequence is MSTPVGSRPALSWAVNISVLLLVALWTLPTFGILVSSLRDKDQLALSGWWTALTSSERNMVTRAAAPENATLADSRYVLTGNVFEGDTGKVTGFGISSRNPAAFSVGETAELRGGGTLTVESNGDYTIAYAQKPKPGRGQRIFVSSVEPPRFTTENYENVLFSEGLGRSFINTMTVTIPATVIPILIAAYAAYALAWMKFPGRVLLLAAIVGLLVVPLQMSLIPLLRLYNTVGIGKSFIGIWLAHTGFGLPLAIYLLRNYMSGLPREIIESARVDGASDFEIFRKIILPLSFPALASFAIFQFLWVWNDLLVATVFLGNNEDQLVLTGRLRELLGSRGGNWEILTASAFVAIVVPILVFFALQRYLVRGLLAGSVKGG